The DNA segment GACGGGGCGGAAACGCTCGCTCGACCAGCCTTCCGTGTCCTCGCGCCAGCCGCGTGCGCGCAGGTAGTTGACCTTGCGCGCAAGCGACAGTCCGCCGACGTGACGTTCGAGCTTCATGGACTCCTTCTACAAGGGAGCGTTCTGCTAGATCGGAACGAAACGCCCGGGAGCCCGACCATGGCCACGAAGACCCGAGTCCCGCAGACGGTGGATGCCTATCTCGCCAGCGTGGAGGACCCCGCGGCGAAGAAGACCCTGACGGCCCTACGCACGCAGCTGCGGAAGCTGCTCCCCAAGGCCACTGAATCCATCACCTACCAGATGCCCACCTTCAAGGTGGACGGGGCCGCCGTGGCGGGCTTCGCGTTCTTCAAGAACCACTGCGGCTACTACCCCTTCAGCGGCAGCGTGGTGCCAGTGCTTGAGGCGGAACTGGACGGCTACGCCACGTCGAAGAGTGGCGTCACCTTCCCGCCAGACCAGCCGCTCCCGGCGAAGCTGGTGAAGACACTGGTGCAGGCGCGGCTCGCGGAGATCGCCACGCGCGCGAAGAAGCCGGCGGCCGCGAAGAAGCCCGCCGCCGCGAAGAAGGCGCTCGTCACCGACCGCGTCACCGACGCCGCCGTGAAGGAGGCCACCGGACGTGACTGGAAGGCCTGGATGCGCGCCCTGGACAAGGCGGGAGCGGCAGGGTTGGCCCACAAGCAGCTCGTCGCGCTCGTGGCCCGCGAGGTCGAGTCCGGTTGGTGGCAGCAGTCCATCGCGGTGGCGTACGAGCAGGCCCAGGGCCAGCGCGTGGTGGGCCAGACCGCCGCCACGGGCTTCCAGGTGGGCGTGGTGCGCACGCTGCCGATGACTGCCTCCGCGCTATGGGATTGGGTCACGACCCAGCCGGAGCGCTGGCTGGGCCCGGGCGCGACGCTGAAGGCCGAGCCGGGTGGGCACTATGCCGTCCCCAAGCGTCGCGGGTCCCCCGGCGTCAGCGGGGTGGTCCGCGTGGTGAAGCCCGGGCAGCGTCTGCGCATGACCTGGCAGCCGGACGGCTGGATGAAGCCGGCGACGTTGCAGCTCACGGTGATGCCGAAGGCGAAGGGGGCCTCCCTCCACGTGCACATGGAGAAGCTCCCGGACGCGGAGGTCCGAGAGGCCATGCGGGCGCGCTGGTCGAAGGTCCTCGCCCAGGTCGAATAGCGGCGCGAGGCACCCTCACAGGCGGAACTCCTCCTCCAGCAGCGCCGCGGCGCGCGCGGCTCCCGCCTCCGCTCGCAGCTCCTTCTCGAGGGCCGCGAGCCGGGCCGCGACTGCTGGGTCCTCCGTGAGCTGGAGCAGCGCCGAGCGCAGCGCGTCCGCGGTGGCCTGCTCCGTGTCCAGCCGCCGCGCGACGCCGAGCGCGACCAGTTGGTCGGCGTTGGCGAACTGATCCGTCGCCTGGGGCACGGCGATCATCGGCACCCCGCAGTAGAGGCCTTCCTGCGAACCGCCCATGCCCGCGTGGGTGACGAACGCGTCAGCCTGCTCGAGCACCGCGAGCTGCGGGACCCAGCGGTGGACCTCCACGTTGTCCGGAATCGCGCCCAGCTCCTCCATGGCCACGTGCTTGCCGATCTGCAGCACGACGTGCCAGCCGGGAAGCCCTCCGAAGGCCGCGAGGCACGCGCGGTAGAATCCGGCCTGGTGGGTGAAGGTCGAGCCGAGCGACACCAGCAGCACCTTCTCCACGCCCGGAGGGCGCTGCCACGAACCCTGCGCCGAGCGATCTCCGAAGCACGGCCCCACGAAGCTGAAGCGCTTGCGGTCCACCCGGTCCGCGTGGGGCTGGAGCGCACGCGGGATGAGCACCAGGCCGCGCGGCGGCTTCCCGACGAAGAGCATGGCGTCGGTCTCCGCCACGCCGCACTCCTTCAGCCAGGCGGAGTAGCGCTGGTAGTGCGCCACGGCGCGGGGCTCGGTGCGCAGCGACTCCACCATCGCGGCCATGTCCTGCTCGTAGCCCTCCCAGGCCACCATGCTGGGGGAGAGCTGGACCGCGGGAATGCCCCAGTTCTCCGCGAGGATTCGCGCCGTCGAGCAGCCGATGTCGTACAGGAAGAGGTCCGGCCGGTCGTGCTCATAGGCCGCGCGCAGCTGCGGAAGCATGGCCATGGCGTCATCGAGGAACATGTCGAGCTGCCCCACCAGGTCCTCTGGCCAGTCCTTGCCCGGTACTCCTTCGCGCGGCAGGCGGGATTGATAGGGGCGCAGCTCGGCACCCGTGCGGGTGATGACGTCCGCGAAGGCCGCGTCGTTGGCGTACGTCACCCGGTGGCCCCGGGCCACCAGCTCCCGGATCAGCTCCAGGCTCGGGTTGACGTGGCCGTGCGCGGGAATGCTGACCATCGCGATGTGGGCGCGGCGAGACATGGCGCTCTCCTTGGAAGGGCATTGGCGAGACGAACCGTCTCGTTTCGTCATGAACCATGGAAACGCGGCGTTCGTCAAGACGAGACGTGCCGTCTCGCCAGCTGGTAGGGTGGCGCGTGATGGCTGACCCAAAGCCCCCGGAACCGTCCCGCCGCAGTGAACGCTCCCGCCAGGCCATCCTCACCGCGGCCGTCGAGCTCGTCGGAGAGGTGGGCTACGCGCGTGTGACGGTCGAGGCCATCGCGGCGCGGGCGGGGGTGGGCAAGCAGACCATCTACCGGTGGTGGCCCTCCAAGGGGGCGGTGGTGCTGGACGCCTTCGTGGAGCTGAGCGGTGGCAGCCAGCCCGCGGCGCTGCCGGACACCGGGAACCTGGAGGCCGACCTGCGGACGGTGCTGCGCGCCACGGCGAAGGAGCTCACGGATCCGCGCTTCGAGTTGCCCTCCCGGGCGCTCACCGCCGAGTCCCAGATGGACCCCGCGCTGGCGCAGCAGTTCGTGGAGGCCGTGCTGCGCCCGCACCTGAAGGCCATTCAGGAGCGGCTGCGCTCGGCACAGCGCGCGGGCCAGGTCGCGAAGGGGGTGGACCTGGCCGTCGCGGTGGAGCTGCTCGTCGGGCCGCTCTTCCACCGGTGGCTGCTTCGCACCGCGCCCCTCACGAGCGCGTACGCGGACACGGTGGTGGAGTTGGTCATCGCCGCGCTGCGACCGCCGCCAAGGGGACGCTAGCGGACGCCGGGGCCTTCCGGGCGAAGCGCTGGCGGTAGGTGCCGCTGCCCGAGGCCACCATGGCGGACGTGTGCTGGAACCACCAGTGCGACGACGCCCGACGCGATGTGGAGCCAACGGGCGAGCAGGTGGAACGACATGGACGCCTCCGGCTTGCCGCGAGTCCGGAACGCACCGTACGCGTCCGCGCGTGTGCCTCCACCTGGCGGAAGTCATACGGCCCGCATGTGACTTCCGGCACATGGTCCGTGCCCCACGGGTGTCCTAGTGTCTGCCGCCATGCCCGAGCGGTTCCCCGTGGCCAAGCCCGCCACCATCCATCGCCTGCTGCTCGTCGCCGGGATGCTGACCTGGGCCGTGGTCGGCTTCGCGCATGTCGAAGACCTCGCGCGTGAGCCCGCGCGGTGGACGGCCCCGGGCACGCTGCTGTGGGCCATTGCGCTCCTCGTCTTCGGCGGGGCCTTCTGGCGTCAGGCGCACGAGCAGGGCAGGGGCGAGGTGCCGCTGCTCGCCGCGCAGTCGATCGCGGCGCTGGTGTGCCTTGCCTCGGGGGAGAGCAGGCTGGACGGCGCGCTGCTCGCCATCTGTTCGAGCCAGGTCCCCGAAATCCTCCCGCAGCGCCGGGCGCTGGCGTGGGTGGCGGCCCAGGTGGGGCTCATGCTGGCCGTGTTCGCCTTCCAGCACCCGCCCGTCCAGGCCCTGGTGCAGACGCTCATCTACACCGGCTTCCAGGGCTTCACGTTCGGCACGGCGCTGGTGATGGTCCGCGAGGCCGAGGCCCGCCGCGAGCTGGCCCGCGTCCACGCGGAGCTCCAGGCCACGCAGGTGCTGCTCGCCACCCGTGAGCGCGAGGGCGAGCGGCTGCGCATCGCCCGCGAGCTGCACGACTCCGTGGGGCACCACCTCACCGCGCTCAGCCTCAACCTGGAGGCCGCCGCGCACACCGCGAAGGACTCCGCCTCCACCGAACACCTGCGCCGCGCCCGCGAGGCCGCGCGCACGCTCCTGTCCGAGGTGCGCCGCACGGTGACGGCGCTGCGCGAGTCGCCCATGCCGCTGTTGCCGTCGCTGCGCGCGCTCGCGGAGGGCGTCCCGGGACTGGCGGTCCACCTGGACGTCCCCGAAGCGCTCGCGCTGGAATCCTCCGAGGCGGCGCACTCGCTGTTCCGCTGCGTGCAGGAGGTCCTCACCAATACGCTGCGCCATGCGGGGGCCCGCAACCTGTGGATCACCCTCATGCCCACGGAGGACGGCGGGGTGCGGGTGCACGCGAGGGATGACGGAAGCGGCGCGCCGCGGGTGACGCCCGGCGCGGGGCTCACCGGCATGCGGGAGAGGTTCACCCGGCTGGGCGGCCGCGTGGAGTGGCACGCGGCGGCGGGACGGGGGCTGGAGCTGGAGGCCTGGCTGCCGGCCTCGACGGAGCGCGGAGTGGGCACGTGAACAGCACCATCCGGTTGGTGCTCGCGGATGATCACGCCCTGGTGCGACAGGGGCTGCGCAGCCTGCTGGACCTCACGCCCGACCTGCGGGTGGTGGGCGAGGCCGCCGACGGCGAGGAGGCGCTGCGCAAGGTCGCGGAGCTGGACCCGGACGTGGTGCTCATGGACGTGCGCATGCCGCGCATGACGGGGCTGGATGCCCTGCGCGCGCTGCGCCTCACGGATCCGGAGCGGCGGGTGGTGCTGCTCACCACCTTCGACGAGGACACCGCGCTCATCGAGGCGCTGCGCGCGGGAGTGCAGGGCTTCCTCCTCAAGGACGTGTCCCTGGAGGAGCTGGCGGACGCCATCCGGCGCGTCGCCTCCGGACAGACGCTGCTGCCCCCCGGCATCGCGGAGCGCGTGGCGCGAGGCATGGCGGAGGTGCCCCGGGACTTCCCCCACGCGGACCTGCCGGAAGGGCTCACCCGCCGCGAGGTGGAGGTGCTGCGCCTCATCGCGCGGGGGCTGAGCAACCGGGAGATCGCGGACGCGCTGGGCACGGCGGAGGGGACGGTGAAGAACCAGACCTCCAGCATCCTCTCCAAGCTGGGTGTGAGGGACCGCACCCGCGCCGTGCTGCGGGCCATGGAGCTGGGCTGCCTCTAGGGCTTCTTCCGCTCGAAGCGCAGGTCCCCGAAGAGGAAGCCCGTCACCTGTCCGGCGGCATCCCGGGTGAGGCGCAGCAGGCCGTGGGGCGTGGTGAACGCATCGGCGAAGGCGGGCACCAGCGGAGGGCTTCCCAGGGTGCGTCCCTTCAGCACCGCCTTCCCGTCCTTCAGCTCGATGCGCCAGGTCACGTCCAGCTCGGGGCTGGAATACGCGCCCACCAACTGCTTCCAGGCGTCGTCGGAGGTCGGGCCGGCCGGCTGCACGCGCTTGAAGTCGGTCCGGATCCCCCCGCTGCGCAGGAACGACATCTGCTCGCCCGCGAAGAGCAGGGTGATGGGGATCCCCTCCACGTCGAAGCGGTCTCCGCCCGCGGGCCGCAGCGGGAGCGCCCGTCCAGGGAAGACCAGCTCCAGCCTGCCGTCCTGCTGGCGGACCGTCACCACGCGGTAGGCGTCCCCGTCGTAGTAGAGCCCGGCGTACCGGGCGAGGTCCCCGCTCGCGGCCGCGGCCGTGACGGCGGGCGCCGCGGCCTTCGGATCGGCCGACTGCAAGGCATTGCCCAGGACGAGGTCCGCCACGCGCTCGGCGATGTCCGGTCTCATGTCCGCCCGGTTGCAGAGGATGGCGATGGAGAGGTGGTGCTCCGGGAAGCGCATCAGCGCCGCGCGATAGCCGCCCCAGGCCCCGGAGTGATGGACGCGCTGCGCGCCGCGATAGGTGTCCAGGAACAGCCCCCGTCCATAGGACGTGCTGGCGCCCGAGTTCAGGACCCCACGCACCTGGAGCCCGTCGATGAGCGCGCGCCCGCCCACCCTGGCGGTGGAGAAGTTCTCATCCCATTTGACCAGCTCGGTGACGCTGGTCTGGACCTGTCCGTCCCCCAGTTGGTTCCAGTTCGACATGTCCAGTTGGAAGCTCCCCTTGCCGGCAGGGGCGTAGGCCGTGGCGCGGCCAGGGACGACGGCCGTGTAGTCGTCGCGGAAGTGGCTCCGGGCCATCCCCAGTGGCTGGAAGAACCGCTCCTTCGCGAACGCGGCCAGGTTCTGGCCCGTGACGCGCTTCACGATGAGCGCCGCCAGGAAGTAGCCACTGTTGCTGTATTCAAAGCGCGTCCCGGGCTTGAACCTCAGCGCGCGCTGGCGGGCGATGACGTCCAGGGCGTCGTCGTCATCGGTGACGTCCTCGTAGTGGAAGCCCTTGAGGAAGAGCAGGTCGTTGTAGTCGCGCAGCCCGCTCGTGTGGTGGAGCAGGTGGTCCACGGTGATGGGCGTGCCTTGGTCCGGCAGCTCCGGCAGGTACTTCCGGATGTCATCCGTCAGCGAGAGCTTCCCCTCGTTGGCCAGCAGCACGACGCTCGCGGCGGCGAACTGCTTCGACACCGACCCGACGTCGAACAGGGTGTTGGGCGTGATGGGCGTCCCCTGATTGAGGTCCGCCGTGCCGTAGCCCCGGGAGTAGAGGATCCGGCCATCCTGATAGATGCCGAGAGCACAGCCCGGATTCGAAGGGCCGCTGTAGTCCTTGAACACCGCGTCGATGCGAGCCGGCTGGATGCGGACGGCTGGAGGCGCGGCGGCCAGGACCGGAAGCGCCGTCATGAGTCCAAGGAGCCCGACAACCGTGAAGCGCAACGCGGCGTGCATGGGTGTTCCCTCCGGAGGCTGTGCTCGTCGGTGGGAACCTTACTTCAGCGGATGGCGCCGCTGTCGATGCGGGTCTTCCCGAAGATCATCAGGAAGGAGAAGTCCGCCTCCTGGCGGGTCGAGCTGTTCGACACCTCCACGCGGATCTCCCGGTCGCAGCCGCCAGCCCGCTCGACCGTCGTCGTCCAGCCCGGCAGCGCCTCCAGCTTCTCGATGGTGCTGGTGATGCAGGAGCCGCTGGTGCCGCCCGTGGCGGGGATGAACGTCTTGATGGTGACCGACGCGACCGAACCGGATTGCCCGTCCGGCAGCGTGTAGATGCCCGCCGCGTACTCCGTCACGAACGTCTGGTTTCCCGCCGCGTCCGTGGTGGAGGAGACCTCACGCATGTGCTCGCCGGGCCCGAGGAGCGCGGCGGAGCGGGTGCTCAGCTCCGGCGCTTCCGCCCCCTCGCCGCAGCCGGCCAGGAGGGAAAGAGAGACAAGAAGGGGTGCGACAGACTTGAGGGACATGCGCAAGAAAGACGCTCCAGGATGGGGCCACCGGGGTGGCGCGCGAAGGCTGTCATGGGATTGCGGTGCCCATCAACAGACGCTGTCTGGCCATACTCCGGAGCTGGGAAGGGACGCACGGCTGGAGCGTGCGCTCCCGCCTCAGCGCGTCTTCTGCTGGTAGGTCTTCACCAGCGCGTTCATGCGCCGCCCGCTCGGGTCCTCCTTGCGGGGATCCGCGACGACGAGCACCCACTTGCCCGAGACCACCGCGGAGCCAACGGCGTCGCCGATGAGCGCCCAGCCAGCGTCTTCCGCCTTCTTCGCCTGCTCCGTGCCCTCGAAGAGGCACACCGTGGCCTCCAGGCCGCTCACCTTGCCGGCCTGGCACCTCCCGCCCGGCAGCTTCTCCCCGACGTCGGTAAAGCCAGAGGGCGACTCACCCGCCGCCTTCCACGCGTCCAGCACGTCGTTCGCATTGCTGGAGCATCCCGCCAGCAGCAATGCCCCCAGCGCCAATCCCTTGCGCCGCATGCTCAGTCCCGTCCCTTGTGCTTGTGCTTCTTGTGCTTGCCGTGACCGTGACCGTGGCCATGACCGTGGTCATGGTCGTCATCGTCGTCCTCGCGGATGATGATGACCTCGCGGGAGGGCGGAGGCGGCCTGCCACCGACCCTCACGTCCACGTCCACGTTCACGCCCACCTGGATGATGGGGCCGTGGTACTGGGGCGGCGGCGCGAACGCCACCACCGGCCGCGGCATCTCCCAGCCGCGATAGACCGTGTTGACCCGCACCAGCCTCGGGTTCTCCCGCCGGTAGGTTTCAGGGTACTCGCCCGCGTAGAAGTGGACGTCCTCCTTGTCCACGAACTCCTGGCGCGGCGGCGGCTCGTAGGCGTGGTAGTGCGGCCCGTCGTGGTAGCAGTACTCCACCACGTCCACGTCCACGTCGATGTTGACGATCACGTTGAGCACCACCGGATGGTGCCCGTAGTAGGAGTGCCGGGGACCCTCGTAGCCGAAGGGCGTCGGGTCGCCGATGAAGACGTAGACGTTGTCGCGCGTGCGGTAGAGCGTGTCCGCGTACAGCGGCGCGGCGGAGTGCACGTGCGTCGATTCAAGATGGCACAGCCCGTCCCGGGGCTGACCGGTGCGCGGGTGCATCCCCGCGTACCGCCACTGCTTCGCTTCGGCCGCGCTGGTGGCCACGAGCAGCAGTGCCGTGGCCAGAATGGCCAGATTCCTGTGTGACATGGTGGGGGTCTCTCCCTGGAGGCGGGCACGCTCCAGCGAACCTCTGACCCCGACCGCCCGGGAGCGATCACATCCGGGCGCGTGGCCCGCATCCGCCATGTCCGTGGAGGTGCTCCACGCGCCTCCCGGCGACAGCACGCGCGAAACATTTCGGTGCCGCGACACGCCCCGCATCCGGCGTGCTTCGCGGCCCCCGCCAGCCGCGAGGTGTCGACTAGGGTCCCGCCGCATGAACCCCCGTCTCCCCCTCGTGTTCCTCTCCGCCTTCCTCGCTGTGTCCAGTGCGGGAGCAAAGCCCTACCGCGCCATGGTGACGCGCACCGCGTCCACCACGAAGGCCGGCAACCTGGAGCTGGGTCTGCGCTACCAGGGCTTCTTCGCGCTCGACCTGGACGCGTCGCAGCCGTACCAGCAGATCTCCCCCAGCCTGCGCTTCGGCATCGTCGACAACCTGGAGGCCAACCTCTACGTGGAGGTGCTGGCGCTGGGGCTTCCCGGCGAGGACGACTTCAAGGTCGCCTTCGGTGACATCCCGCTCGGGTTGCAGTGGACGTTCCTGGAGACGAGCCAGGCGGCGCTCGCGGCCTACGGGCGCGTGACGCTGCCCACCGGACCCAGCGACGAGGACGGCATCATCCCCAGCCTGTCCGACGGCACCTGGGACTATGAGGGCACGCTGGTTGGTGAGCTGCGCGCGAGCAAGGACCTGCGCTTCATGCTCAATGGCAGCTATCTCCACCAGGGCACCCGGGACCGGGGAAGCCTGCCCGAGTTCGACGTCCCGGACGCGGTGCAGCTCGCGCTCGCGGCGACCTACAACCTGGACAACTTCACGATGCTGGGGCTGGAG comes from the Corallococcus macrosporus genome and includes:
- a CDS encoding SRPBCC domain-containing protein → MATKTRVPQTVDAYLASVEDPAAKKTLTALRTQLRKLLPKATESITYQMPTFKVDGAAVAGFAFFKNHCGYYPFSGSVVPVLEAELDGYATSKSGVTFPPDQPLPAKLVKTLVQARLAEIATRAKKPAAAKKPAAAKKALVTDRVTDAAVKEATGRDWKAWMRALDKAGAAGLAHKQLVALVAREVESGWWQQSIAVAYEQAQGQRVVGQTAATGFQVGVVRTLPMTASALWDWVTTQPERWLGPGATLKAEPGGHYAVPKRRGSPGVSGVVRVVKPGQRLRMTWQPDGWMKPATLQLTVMPKAKGASLHVHMEKLPDAEVREAMRARWSKVLAQVE
- a CDS encoding macrolide family glycosyltransferase, which codes for MTKRDGSSRQCPSKESAMSRRAHIAMVSIPAHGHVNPSLELIRELVARGHRVTYANDAAFADVITRTGAELRPYQSRLPREGVPGKDWPEDLVGQLDMFLDDAMAMLPQLRAAYEHDRPDLFLYDIGCSTARILAENWGIPAVQLSPSMVAWEGYEQDMAAMVESLRTEPRAVAHYQRYSAWLKECGVAETDAMLFVGKPPRGLVLIPRALQPHADRVDRKRFSFVGPCFGDRSAQGSWQRPPGVEKVLLVSLGSTFTHQAGFYRACLAAFGGLPGWHVVLQIGKHVAMEELGAIPDNVEVHRWVPQLAVLEQADAFVTHAGMGGSQEGLYCGVPMIAVPQATDQFANADQLVALGVARRLDTEQATADALRSALLQLTEDPAVAARLAALEKELRAEAGAARAAALLEEEFRL
- a CDS encoding TetR/AcrR family transcriptional regulator, encoding MADPKPPEPSRRSERSRQAILTAAVELVGEVGYARVTVEAIAARAGVGKQTIYRWWPSKGAVVLDAFVELSGGSQPAALPDTGNLEADLRTVLRATAKELTDPRFELPSRALTAESQMDPALAQQFVEAVLRPHLKAIQERLRSAQRAGQVAKGVDLAVAVELLVGPLFHRWLLRTAPLTSAYADTVVELVIAALRPPPRGR
- a CDS encoding sensor histidine kinase, which gives rise to MPERFPVAKPATIHRLLLVAGMLTWAVVGFAHVEDLAREPARWTAPGTLLWAIALLVFGGAFWRQAHEQGRGEVPLLAAQSIAALVCLASGESRLDGALLAICSSQVPEILPQRRALAWVAAQVGLMLAVFAFQHPPVQALVQTLIYTGFQGFTFGTALVMVREAEARRELARVHAELQATQVLLATREREGERLRIARELHDSVGHHLTALSLNLEAAAHTAKDSASTEHLRRAREAARTLLSEVRRTVTALRESPMPLLPSLRALAEGVPGLAVHLDVPEALALESSEAAHSLFRCVQEVLTNTLRHAGARNLWITLMPTEDGGVRVHARDDGSGAPRVTPGAGLTGMRERFTRLGGRVEWHAAAGRGLELEAWLPASTERGVGT
- a CDS encoding response regulator transcription factor, producing the protein MNSTIRLVLADDHALVRQGLRSLLDLTPDLRVVGEAADGEEALRKVAELDPDVVLMDVRMPRMTGLDALRALRLTDPERRVVLLTTFDEDTALIEALRAGVQGFLLKDVSLEELADAIRRVASGQTLLPPGIAERVARGMAEVPRDFPHADLPEGLTRREVEVLRLIARGLSNREIADALGTAEGTVKNQTSSILSKLGVRDRTRAVLRAMELGCL
- a CDS encoding serine hydrolase domain-containing protein, which translates into the protein MTALPVLAAAPPAVRIQPARIDAVFKDYSGPSNPGCALGIYQDGRILYSRGYGTADLNQGTPITPNTLFDVGSVSKQFAAASVVLLANEGKLSLTDDIRKYLPELPDQGTPITVDHLLHHTSGLRDYNDLLFLKGFHYEDVTDDDDALDVIARQRALRFKPGTRFEYSNSGYFLAALIVKRVTGQNLAAFAKERFFQPLGMARSHFRDDYTAVVPGRATAYAPAGKGSFQLDMSNWNQLGDGQVQTSVTELVKWDENFSTARVGGRALIDGLQVRGVLNSGASTSYGRGLFLDTYRGAQRVHHSGAWGGYRAALMRFPEHHLSIAILCNRADMRPDIAERVADLVLGNALQSADPKAAAPAVTAAAASGDLARYAGLYYDGDAYRVVTVRQQDGRLELVFPGRALPLRPAGGDRFDVEGIPITLLFAGEQMSFLRSGGIRTDFKRVQPAGPTSDDAWKQLVGAYSSPELDVTWRIELKDGKAVLKGRTLGSPPLVPAFADAFTTPHGLLRLTRDAAGQVTGFLFGDLRFERKKP